One Oncorhynchus keta strain PuntledgeMale-10-30-2019 chromosome 34, Oket_V2, whole genome shotgun sequence genomic window, ATTACACAAATTAAAATAACTATCCTTGAGTTTGATTTCCGGTAGAAATCTGTCCAAGTGCAACGTCAAAGAAGAAAACAAACGTGCCATCATGACATATTTTTctattttaaatgttttgtttcagGTTAGTCGTGGTTGTACTTTGTCTTGTTCTCTTGACGCTTATATTCTTTATTAGACCCTTTACTTTCTAAAATGAATATGAGCGCACGTCCATGACCAGACTTACAAAGCCTCCGCGTCCTCGTCCCCTCTCCGTGGGACCGCCATAGTCCCCCCGAGGCCCCAGCCTGGCCTTGTTAAAGCCTTCGTCTTTGGGCTCAGGCTCCTCGTGGGGATAGTCTCCTCCCCTGTGAGATTCggcagaagaagaggaagaggaggagcgagatggcttcttcttgtttttcctGGAGGAAGAGGTGAAGGTTGAGGGACCAAAACCCCCTTTAAAAGTCAGTTTATTGTTATTGACATTTGACTCCTCCATTGCTTGTCTTGTACAACCCTGGCTAGTTTTAGATATGAACAGGACTTGTAAAGTAAACGTAGTAAAtagaatgtagtaaagtaaagtaattGTGATGCTTGTGATAGAGCAGTGGttctaaaatttaaaaaaaaactctcCTCAGAGACCCTCAGACCTTTCACAATTTTGTTGTAGCTCTGAACTGGCTCACCTGATTCTCCTCGTCAAAggcctgatgattagttgacaagttgaatcaggtgtgctagctatGCAATAAATCAAATACGTGGAACAGCTGGGGGCCCCGGGGAGAAGTTTGAGAACCACTGTTATAGAGTGCGAGTTGGTTGAACATACTTGGACTTCTTGTGGTGCTTGGAGGATTTCTCAGCGGACCTCTCCCTGCTAGCCTCTGGGGAGTCTCCTGAATCTCTCCCCCTATCCTGTTTATAATCACTCTCCCGGGTGGAATATTTTTTACGGCGCTCAATATCCAGACGAAGGTCCATTGAGTCACCCTTCATTTTTTTACCTTCGTCCTGTGCAGGTAAAATGAAAAAGAACACAAGGATGTGGACATGATATGGGTTAGCGTGGAGAAGTGGTCAGTCTGCAGTCAGTCTTGTTTGCACACTGCATGCGAGGGGCCGGGAGAACTGTTACAAGACCATAAATAACCAACAAATTCTGGGAACTGCCCGTTTAACGGCTGCTGTGTTACAGTTGACCGGCATAAGTGAAAACAGACCATTCtggaactacactgaacaaaaatataaacgcaaaatttaaagtgttggtcccatgtttcatgaaccgaaataaaatatcccagaaatatATATCCCAGAAATATTGCATACGCACAAAAACGTATCTCTCTCAAATATTGTGCAcgcatttgtttacatccatggtagtgagcatttctccattgcTGAGATACTCCATCCACctcacaggtgtggcatatcaagaagctgattaaacagcatgatcattacacaggtgaaccttgtgcctgtgctggggacaataaaaggccactctaaaatgtcacacaacacaataccacagatgtctcaagttttgaaggagcgtgcCATTAGCAGGCTATTGCCAGAgagttcatttctctaccataagccacaacttcgttttagagaatttggcagtacatccgaCCTGCCTCACaaacgcagaccacgtgtaaccacgccagcacaggacctccacatccggcttcttcaccgtGCGAGACCagtcacctggacagctgatgaaactgttggtttgcacaaccaaagaatttctgtacaaactgtcagaaaccatctcagggacgctcatctgtgtgctcgttgtcctcaccaagtgcttgacctgactgcagttcgtcgtcgtaactgacttcagtgggcaaatgctcaccttcgatggccactggcacgttgGAGAATTGTGCTCTTCACGGAATAATCCCGGGTTTCTACTcgaccgggcagatggcagaagGCATGAATGGCGTCATGTGgacgagtggtttgctgatgtcaacgttgtgaacagagtgccccatggtgacggtggggttatggtatgggcaggcataagctatggacaaagaacacaactgcattttattgatggcaatttgaatgcacagagataccttgacgagatcctgaggcccattgtcgtacaattcatccgccaccatcacctcatttTTACCATATTAATGCCCTGTCGCAAGCATCTGTTCAcagttcctggaagctgaaaatgtcttcCCTGGAAACCAATTCATGAAGCTCATGacaaaacagttattgtgctgacattgcttagaggcagtttggaactcgggagTTGCAACTGAGGACGGGCAGTTTTACGGgctgcttcagcactcggcggtcccgttctgtgagcttgtgtggcctaccacttcgcagctgagccgttgttgctaatagatgtttccatttcacaataacagtacttacagttgactggggcagctctagcagggcagaaatttgacaaacacTTTTTGGAAAGGTGTCATACTaagacggtgccatgttgaaagtcactgagctctacaTTAaggattgcatggctgtgtgcttgattttatataccggtcagcaactggtgtggctgaaatagcagaatcagccaatttgaagtggtgtccacatacttttgtatatacagcaCTGGAAAAAATTAAGATAACACTGGTTTTACTATTTATAGGTATGTTTTTAGGGAAAATGAACATTTATGTTTTATTCTATTAACTACTGACAACATTTCTATTGAATTCCAAGTAAAAAAATATTGTcatttagagcatttatttgcagtaaatgacaactggtcaaaataacaaaaaagaTGCCGTGTTGTCAGACCTCAaataatgcaaagaaaataaGTTAATATTTATTGttaaacaacacaatactaaTGTTTTAACTTGGGAAGAGTTCAGAAATCTATATTTGGTGGAATATCTCAGATTTTTAATCACAGCTTTCATGCGTCTTGGCCTGCTCTCCACCAgtctttcacattgatgttgggtgACTTTATGCCACTCCTGGCGCAAAAACTTCctcttgatcacattccagaggttttcaatggggttcaggtctAGATATTGGGCTGGCCctgacagggtcttgatctggtggtcctccatccacaccttgattgacctggctgtgtggcatggagcattgtcctgctggaaaaaaacaatcctcagagttggggaacattgtcagagcagaaggaAGTTTTCCTCCAGGACAACCTTGTACGTGGCTTGATTCATACATCCTTCACAAAGACAAATCTGCCCGATTCCAGCCTAGCTGAAGCACCCGCAGATCATCACCAATCTTCCACCAAATTTCATAGTGGGTGCGAGACACTGTAGCTTGTAGGCCTCTCCAGGTCTCACACCCACTGTGAAATTTGGCGTAGGACCGGTGGTGATCTGGGGGTGCTTCAGCAAGGCTGGAATTGGGCAGATGTGTCTTTGTGATGGACCCTGTCATGGCCAGTCcattctccagacctgaaccccattgaaaacctctggAAAGTGATCAAGAGGAAGATGGATGGTCACAAGCCATAAAACAAAGCTGAGCTGCTTGCATTTTTGTGCCAGGAGAGGCATAAAGTCACCCACATTccagaggttttcaatggggttcaggtctggagattgggctGGCGATGACAAATCTTGAGAGGACTTACAAGCCACAGTGTCTCGCACCTACTGCgaaatttggtggaggatcgGTAATGATTTTCTGAACTCTTCCTAAGTTAAAACAttagtattgtgttgtttaaaaatgaatatgaacttattttctttgcattattcaaggtctgacaacactgcatctttgttgtcattttctgcaaataaatgctctaaattacaatgtttttatttggaatttgagagaaatgttgtcagtagttagtggaataaaacaaaaatgttaattttacccaaacacatacctataAATAGTCAAACCTGAGAAACTGATAATATTGCAGTGGTctttaaaataatatttttttcccaGAGAAGTATAGTGTATCTGtgaacaacagatgcatatctgtattcccagtcatgtgaaattcatagattttAGTCTCTAATACAtccatttcaattgactgatttccgtatatgaactgtaactcagtaaaatcttctaaattgttgcatgttgcgttcatatttttgttcagtgtactttccCAGGTTTGCACAACACAATGTTGAACCTCAGCGATACAACCGGACATAATGAGGTTACAAACTCCTGAAGGTTGAGTTCATTGACTTTCACACTGTTTCATTCCCCTAAAATGTTTCCGTTTTGAAGAAAGTTCAACTTAACCATACCGCAAAATGGTCTCATTCCGATTTCATCAAATGACTGAAGTTATTAGTAGGCCTAGAGACTGTATAAGCACTCTATACGTACAACAGGTTTTTGCTTTTGACTATATTTCCCCTTATTTGTTGAAGAATAATACTTACTATGACATTTGTTTAGAGTCCTTTGAATGGCTTGGACACAGGAGCAATTGGCCGTTTCCATTTCTGACCCCTCATGTTTTTCGACTCAATGGTCTCATGGGGGGCTTGTACCCACAGTATAACCAAATCATCATACGTGGAGGGGGGAGTATATAACACATAACAAATTCAATGTGCCTCGTTTTGCATTTGCTTTTCTTTTAGACGTTATGCATCTCCCTTCAAAGACAAGCACAGGCTTAGACGGAGAACGCAGTCTAAAAGGGGGATGGCTGGCTCACTCGCTCGCTTGCTGTTGTTTTGTCAGTTTTCCAAAATACTTCATATTTCAAAAATGTTCAGTCACCTTGTAACTGCCATCCCCGGAGCTTTTCATCCCCTCAAACAGGTGAGAGTGTTTCTTAAAAGCACTGGGAGAAACATCAATTCTCCTGCAAGAGAGAAATACACACGGTCTTAACTTTTCCACGGCTCAGGTTGCAAACATAACATGAGGAAGGGATTACTCTAAAACATTTTCGGTCAGTGCTGTTAAGATGaggactgaaatgactgcaatgAATTACTCTTAGTTCCAAGTCTGTGCTGCTCAGGCGaggactgaaatgactgcaatgaattattcttattttcagtgatgATCCGATGAGGACCAAAATTAATAAGTCTACGAGCGATGTACAGATGTAACTCCAGGATGTCACATAGCAAACACGACCACCATTGAACCTGCACTGAATGACAAAAGGGAAGATAAATACCTGTGCAAGCTTTGATAAAACTAGAGGTGATGCCTCAGCACACTGAAGGTGAGATGGTCACTCAGAAGGAGACTCTACCTGTGTATCTCTGGGCTCTTTCTTGGCTTCATCATTTCTTTTTGCGCAGCTCTTCTTTGGTACATGGCAAATCGCTCATTTAGAGTAATTCCGTTGGATGGAAAGTGCTGTGCTGTAATCAACAGGAACCAGAACTTGTGTTACACAACAAATATGACCGTACGTTCAGTGCCAATGCACTTTCCCATTACTTTAAATTCATAAGTTACATTTTCAGCTACTGCATTAacaatcatatatatatatatatatatatttaaatgtgaTTTTATTAGCCATGTAGGGTCACAAAAGGTATAATAACTATGCAAATGTGACATAGCAATGAAAACCATTTTTGGAGAGGTTCTCGAAACCAAATGAAATTACATAACATTTGTGCCTGAAAAACGACTCCATGTTTTTTCGGTGTACAGCAATATTTTTCCATAATCATTCCCACACAGGATTGCATTGCACGGCTAGATTCACAAGCACTTGGCAACCCTTTTCAGTTTGAACTGTCAACTGATATACTGTATAGGCTATATAAACCTTTTGATATTGCAATTGCACCTTAACTTGCACCTGTGTAAATGCACAGCtagcagagagactggtcagTTGCAAAggagcagaggtgagagaggtcGGTCACCTTTAATGTAGTGGACAATGGTGACAATGTGCTGTGCAAACAGCTCCGAGGGACTCCTTTGTAACTGTGTGGCCTGAATGTGCTGGAAGATAGAGCGAAACTCCTGCTCCTTTTTAGTAGGATGCACAAGATCCCGTGATAACCGTCGCTCACCAACCATAACACCAGAGGAGCTGGGGAagagacaaaacaacaaaaacatttcatTTGATGTTTCACCTTTGCCCTTTTTAGCAAAAATAAACAGAAAACAAAGAATGGGATCTTTCTCATGAGACTTTTATAAACAACACCTGAAAGATTTAATTGGGAGAGGTAATTTCATTATCTCAACACATCTTAATTCATTTTCATAAAGCTCATGGTTTCATAGAACTATGACTCAAAGAGGCTGTAAAACATGGTCCAGGCCTGAGCCAAAGAGTGCGTCTCATGAATCATAGCTTCCTGCTAATGGAGATTGAAACCTATCTAAGGCGATAAGGCACCAGAGTCTCTATGTGAATCTATGTGATGATGGTGCATTCTGCTTACCTTGCCACGTCATCTCTGAGGGAATCCATTCTGACGCTGAACTCTGCTCCTCTTTTCCCAGAGCCCCTTGGGGGAGAGTCCTCCCCCCTGACCATGAACATCTCCCGGTCAGAGTTCCTCCGTGGTGCGGGGATGGGGGACAGGCTGGAGGCAGCTTTCTCCATCCTCCTGTCTTTGCTGACGTTCTCCGGGGAGAAGCCTCTGAGCATGCCCGCTATGGCCTCTCTCTTGGCTAAGGCCGCAGCTATGGCCATGGCCTTCTCCTGCTTCTGGCTGCGGTAAATCTCCTCCGCCATGGCATCAAGATCATCGTCTTTGGCAGCCGCCTGCAAGTAGGCCAGGTCCTCCCACTTGCCGAAGCGCTCCTCAAATAGCTCCCTGGCCGAGAGGATGACTTTGCTCTTGGGCTTGGGCGACCCGTCGTCCTCCCGGGCACGCTCTTTGCGGAGCACCTTGGGACGTGACTTGGGTATCGTCTCCTCGTCCTCTTCCTCGCCATCGCAGGAAAAGAAAGGGGAGGCTTTCAAGAAGCTGTTCAACGACACGTTCCGGTCATCGTCAAAGTCTTCCATGTACTTGTACTTCTCGTTCTCCCCTTTGTCGGGCTCTCTGTCAAAGATGCCCCCAGAGGCCTTCATGCCATTCCCTTTCTCCCGCTCAACATCCCCATCATTGGTTTCCATCTCTCTGCCATTCTCCGAAGCAGACTGCTTTTTCTTATGATTGTGCTCTTCCAAGAACCTAGAAAATggcggagagaaagagaaacaaccGTGTTAAAATGCATCTCGGACAACTGTTCCGGTGAGTGCCCTGCAACTTAATTGCAAAACAATGTGAAAGAAATAAGGAGGCTTGTCAATGGTGTAGGTAAAAATCCCATTGATTGTGGAGGACATAGGGTAATGGATGATACAGTTATAAACATAGAATATGACGGCCAGCAAAAGATCTCCCCTCTTCAAAGGCCCAAGCCATGAGGGATTTGTCATGGTTAGTGCAGCGTTGACTGGCCAAGAAAACACACACGTCTCAAAACTCCCAAGGGTCCGTAATGCCTTCTCAACTTACAAACTCCTGTTTCAGCTTGCTATGACGACCACCACTTCCCTAAGGGCTTAGGTCCAAGGAAAAATGCCAGGGACAAATAATTATGTGGTGCGTGACTCATTGGGAAAGAACCATGAATTCTAAATACAAATAAAAGACTCAGAGAAAGAGTCCTAGATTCATACAATTGGCACGTTACAACTATCCACTAACCCCACTAAATAAAAGGTTTCAAAAAAATATGACAGATGTCCTAGCATTGAAAA contains:
- the LOC118367353 gene encoding thyroid hormone receptor-associated protein 3-like isoform X6, coding for MKKHTGSRSRTRSRSRSHSPSHNNRERNYPREYQNNNREFRGYHRGFRRPYYFRGRGRGYFPRGRFQRGGGGGYNNNYRPNNWQNYRQHPQQQQQQQQQQQQHPHSPRRGRSRTPKKRPGSPRSHSHSKVSDRSSSPRSRHSRHSSTSHSSSPTRRSGSGSATQNSKDVKEERSASKEVQKKGGGEGDGEPVEITGVSAGPDGSAGGDKPKANWQGVTDHSNSTSPRGSSPQVRSAVIIGQGAPASTQSSPSPKSTNANGSNSNGAPSWQIQTVGSSPSTKSSSQKSPTPVFSGFGFFSKDDNLAGDKAAISSVFKRFLEEHNHKKKQSASENGREMETNDGDVEREKGNGMKASGGIFDREPDKGENEKYKYMEDFDDDRNVSLNSFLKASPFFSCDGEEEDEETIPKSRPKVLRKERAREDDGSPKPKSKVILSARELFEERFGKWEDLAYLQAAAKDDDLDAMAEEIYRSQKQEKAMAIAAALAKREAIAGMLRGFSPENVSKDRRMEKAASSLSPIPAPRRNSDREMFMVRGEDSPPRGSGKRGAEFSVRMDSLRDDVASSSGVMVGERRLSRDLVHPTKKEQEFRSIFQHIQATQLQRSPSELFAQHIVTIVHYIKAQHFPSNGITLNERFAMYQRRAAQKEMMKPRKSPEIHRRIDVSPSAFKKHSHLFEGMKSSGDGSYKDEGKKMKGDSMDLRLDIERRKKYSTRESDYKQDRGRDSGDSPEASRERSAEKSSKHHKKSKKNKKKPSRSSSSSSSAESHRGGDYPHEEPEPKDEGFNKARLGPRGDYGGPTERGRGRGGFQFRIRGRGWNRENDQGNNSNSNTANICIPVHPKNEDWDPEYTPKSRKYYLHDDREGERKWVDNRGRGGRGNFLRGSRGHFIIRKASVGPPNNHANNNSSPKWTHDKFQVNGGKEEGEPQEEDTEQDHKDQEKSEDMENAEQ
- the LOC118367353 gene encoding thyroid hormone receptor-associated protein 3-like isoform X7 — protein: MRLSSQRLPAVMSKATKSASKSRSHSGSWSRSRSASRSRSSSRSRSRKHRYRWLTTSRSRTRSRSRSHSPSHNNRERNYPREYQNNNREFRGYHRGFRRPYYFRGRGRGYFPRGRFQRGGGGGYNNNYRPNNWQNYRQHPQQQQQQQQQQQQHPHSPRRGRSRTPKKRPGSPRSHSHSKVSDRSSSPRSRHSRHSSTSHSSSPTRRSGSGSATQNSKDVKEERSASKEVQKKGGGEGDGEPVEITGVSAGPDGSAGGDKPKANWQGVTDHSNSTSPRGSSPQVRSAVIIGQGAPASTQSSPSPKSTNANGSNSNGAPSWQIQTVGSSPSTKSSSQKSPTPVFSGFGFFSKDDNLAGDKAAISSVFKRFLEEHNHKKKQSASENGREMETNDGDVEREKGNGMKASGGIFDREPDKGENEKYKYMEDFDDDRNVSLNSFLKASPFFSCDGEEEDEETIPKSRPKVLRKERAREDDGSPKPKSKVILSARELFEERFGKWEDLAYLQAAAKDDDLDAMAEEIYRSQKQEKAMAIAAALAKREAIAGMLRGFSPENVSKDRRMEKAASSLSPIPAPRRNSDREMFMVRGEDSPPRGSGKRGAEFSVRMDSLRDDVASSSGVMVGERRLSRDLVHPTKKEQEFRSIFQHIQATQLQRSPSELFAQHIVTIVHYIKAQHFPSNGITLNERFAMYQRRAAQKEMMKPRKSPEIHRRIDVSPSAFKKHSHLFEGMKSSGDGSYKDEGKKMKGDSMDLRLDIERRKKYSTRESDYKQDRGRDSGDSPEASRERSAEKSSKHHKKSKKNKKKPSRSSSSSSSAESHRGGDYPHEEPEPKDEGFNKARLGPRGDYGGPTERGRGRGGFQFRIRGRGWNRENDQGNNSNSNTANICIPVHPKNEDWDPEYTPKSRKYYLVA